A genome region from Nicotiana tabacum cultivar K326 chromosome 13, ASM71507v2, whole genome shotgun sequence includes the following:
- the LOC107774618 gene encoding uncharacterized protein LOC107774618 encodes MEPFQKKGLIDRHRRRLNMETAYANINGQICLFFDAVVEWELVEDTEQQVIVRVFHHDLVQHMMMTFFNAKCSTMERLELWDHFYYLASDMELPWLLGGDFNVVLHEDEKIGGLPVHPPEYEDFAFYVNSCGLFEQGYKGSPFTWWNGRSNAECILKRLDRIFVNLPFQNMFQTIEVEHLIRTGSYHAPLLMTCGVQTTNFVKPFRFLNFWTKQATFMDVVRQNWEADFIGNLFLMFKQNIKRVKATLSKWSRETFGDTFKQLVILEDIVRVKEMLFEEETTTENRIVLQKAQSKLKKYLSIEEQYWKQKAGIICGVWIEDQEQLATTSIDFYQKQFTNEGDAFEFSLLNNVPSMITMDQNSELSRLPRIEEVRASVFEHNRENASGFDGFTSLFYQTCWDIIGANVHNMVLHFYGGAALPKSITHTNLVLLPKKPRVETFSDLRPISLRNFINKGRSIFENILLTQEIITNIRLRGKPANVMIKLDMAKAYDRVSWKYLLHMLRKMGFPEHFINMVWNLMSNNWYSVLVNGQSSGFFKSTMGVKQGDPLSPALFILSAEVLSRSLNKLFEDKSFVGFGMPKWSDPLNHLAYADDTIIFASAHPPSLSKIMEVVGNYEKISGHMINKDKSSYYMYSKVANQAVGAITGFARGKFPFTYLGYPIFYTRRRKDYYKDLIKKVKAKLHSWKGKLLSFGGKATLISSVLQSMSVHMLSVLDPPKNILEHLHKTFSRFFWSTKEEGRSRHWASWKNLCLPKEERALGFRYLHDVSRALFAKLWWRFRTTKSLWSNFIWNKYCKKELPTVVHFRGGSHVWRQILNAREEVEHEIVWELKSGTTNIWNENWTGLGALYHVLPEDFPINEDLQKVVELRQWEAWDDQLLDQTFNEEIAEHIRLNVHYEGSGGYWDRPYWMPTPSGKFSVSSSWQILRHRVDLNQEFKLIWIKGLPFKISFFLWRLWRQKIAIDDMWRKQGQMVMSRCWCCQQPQEESIEHIFVTSPTASKVWNLFIGAAGITMQLIQLKQIIRHWWYAQCCPKLKPLFQAVPAIITWELWKRRNAGTSEFHSLSELPSVGRRLINLDKSQSPNLRYAIKENAEPIIWYFWRLLNHFSVVLACFDAQSEDGLAMFRMMSTLKVLVGKDLSYKVTKGTVSKPGLCLAKPA; translated from the exons ATGGAGCCTTTTCAAAAGAAGGGACTCATTGATAGACATAGAAGGAGGTTGAATATGGAGACTGCTTATGCAAATATTAATGGGCAAATATGTTTGTTCTTCGATGCAGTGGTTGAATGGGAATTAGTGGAGGATACTGAGCAACAGGTGATTGTGAGAGTGTTTCACCATGACCTAGTGCAGCACATGATGATGACATTTTTTAATGCAAAATGTTCAACAATGGAGAGGTTGGAATTGTGGGATCACTTCTATTACTTAGCAAGTGATATGGAATTACCATGGTTgttaggaggggatttcaatgtggTATTGCATGAAGATGAGAAAATAGGGGGACTTCCAGTACACCCTCCTGAATATGAGGATTTTGCATTTTATGTAAACTCTTGTGGTTTATTTGAGCAAGGGTATAAAGGAAGTccatttacatggtggaatgggagatcCAATGCTGAGTGTATATTGAAGAGATTGGAtaggatttttgtgaatttgccaTTTCAGAACATGTTTCAAACCATTGAAGTTGAGCATCTAATCAGAACTGGATCATATCATGCACCATTGCTAATGACATGTGGGGTGCAGACAACCAATTTTGTCAAGCCTTTCAGGTTCTTGAACTTTTGGACAAAGCAAGCTACATTTATGGATGTGGTGAGGCAGAATTGGGAAGCTGATTTCATAGGGAATCTGTTTTTGATGTTCAAGCAGAATATCAAGAGGGTGAAGGCAACACTTTCAAAATGGAGTAGGGAAACATTTGGTGATACCTTCAAGCAATTGGTTATTTTGGAGGACATTGTTAGGGTGAAGGAGATGTTGTTTGAAGAAGAGACTACAACTGAGAATAGGATTGTGCTTCAAAAGGCTCAATCTAAATTGAAGAAATACTTGAGTATTGAAGAGCAGTATTGGAAGCAAAAAGCTGGGATAATTTG TGGGGTATGGATTGAAGACCAGGAGCAATTGGCTACAACTTCAATAGACTTCTATCAAAAACAGTTCACAAATGAAGGTGATGCTTTTGAATTTTCCTTGCTCAATAATGTACCTTCAATGATCACTATGGATCAGAATTCGGAACTTAGCAGATTGCCAAGAATTGAAGAAGTAAGGGCATCAGTTTTTGAGCATAATAGGGAGAATGCTAGTGGTTTTGATGGATTCACTAGCCTGTTTTATCAAACATGCTGGGATATTATTGGTGCTAATGTACACAACATGGTGCTACACTTCTATGGAGGAGCTGCATTGCCTAAATCCATCACTCACACCAATCTAGTGTTGCTGCCCAAGAAACCTAGAGTTGAGACTTTCTCTGACTTAAGACCTATTAGTTTGAGAAACTTCATTAACAAG GGTAGGAGTATATTTGAGAACATCTTATTGACTCAAGAAATTATCACTAACATAAGGTTAAGGGGAAAGCCAGCTAATGTGATGATCAAGCTTGATATGGCTAAGGCTTATGATAGGGTTTCATGGAAGTACTTATTGCATATGCTAAGGAAGATGGGATTTCCTGAGCACTTCATCAACATGGTGTGGAACTTGATGTCAAATAATTGGTATTCAGTATTGGTGAATGGGCAGTCCTCAGGGTTCTTTAAGTCTACAATGGGTGTGAAACAAGGAGATCCCCTATCTCCAGCATTGTTCATTCTGTCAGCTGAGGTACTTTCCAGGTCTTTGAATAAGCTCTTTGAAGATAAGTCATTTGTGGGATTTGGAATGCCTAAGTGGTCTGATCCTTTAAACCACTTGGCATATGCTGATGATACGATAATCTTTGCATCTGCTCATCCTCCTTCCTTGAGCAAGATTATGGAAGTGGTGGGGAACTATGAGAAGATATCAGGTCATATGATCaacaaagataagagttcatactaCATGTATTCAAAGGTTGCTAATCAGGCAGTTGGAGCTATTACAGGATTTGCAAGAGGTAAATTCCCCTTCACATATCTAGGGTATCCTATTTTTTACACTAGAAGGAGGAAGGACTATTATAAGGAtcttatcaagaaggtgaaggctaAATTGCATTCATGGAAAGGAAAGCTGCTGTCATTTGGAGGAAAGGCAACACTCATCTCTAGTGTGTTGCAAAGTATGTCAGTTCACATGTTATCAGTCCTTGATCCACCAAAAAACATCCTGGAGCATCTACATAAGACTTTTTCTAGGTTCTTTTGGAGCACAAAGGAAGAAGGGAGAAGCAGACACTGGGCTTCATGGAAAAATCTTTGCCTTCCTAAAGAGGAAAGGGCCCTAGGTTTTAGGTACTTACATGATGTCTCAAGGGCACTGTTTGCTAAACTATGGTGgaggtttaggaccacaaaatctttgtggtctaatttcatatggaataagTATTGCAAGAAGGAGCTACCAACAGTGGTGCATTTTAGAGGAGGGTCTCATGTTTGGAGACAAATACTGAATGCTAGggaagaagtagaacatgagatcGTATGGGAATTAAAGAGTGGAACCACTAATATTTGGAATGAAAATTGGACTGGATTGGGTGCACTTTATCACGTATTACCTGAAGACTTTCCAATCAATGAAGATCTTCAAAAGGTGGTAGAACTGCGGCAATGGGAAGCATGGGATGATCAGCTGCTAGATCAAACTTTCAATGAGGAAATTGCAGAACATATAAGGCTAAATGTGCATTATGAAGGCAGTGGGGGATATTGGGATAGGCCATACTGGATGCCAACTCCTTCAGGCAAGTTCAGTGTTAGCAGTTCTTGGCAAATATTAAGGCATAGGGTTGATCTTAATCAGGAATTCAAGTTAATATGGATTAAAGGTTTGCCattcaagatatccttcttcttgTGGAGATTGTGGAGGCAGAAAATAGCCATTGATGACATGTGGAGAAAGCAGGGGCAAATGGTGATGTCTAggtgttggtgttgtcagcagcccCAAGAGGAATCCATTGAGCATATATTTGTCACAAGTCCTACTGCCTCTAAGGTATGGAACTTGTTCATAGGGGCTGCTGGAATTACTATGCAATTGATTCAATTGAAGCAAATTATAAGGCATTGGTGGTATGCTCAGTGTTGTCCAAAATTAAAGCCACTATTTCAAGCAGTACCAGCTATCATCACTTGGGAGctttggaagagaagaaatgcag gtacaTCTGAGTTTCATTCATTATCTGAATTGCCTAGTGTAGGGAGGAGGTTGATCAATCTAGACAAATCTCAATCACCTAACCTTAGG TATGCTATTAAG GAAAATGCTGAACCCATCATATGGTATTTCTGGagattgttgaatcatttctcagtggtattagcatgcttTGATGCTCAATCTGAGGATGGTTTAGCAATGTTTAGAATGATGTCTACATTAAAGGTTCTAGTAGGGAAGGATCTGAGTTACAAGGTCACAAAAGGAACAGTTTCAAAgcctggcctttgccttgcaaagcctgcttaA